A window from Deltaproteobacteria bacterium encodes these proteins:
- the mnmE gene encoding tRNA uridine-5-carboxymethylaminomethyl(34) synthesis GTPase MnmE has translation MVRNDTIAAAATPWGEGGVAVVRLSGPEAVAAARRVFSGGLPGRARPRRLYYGSFIDPEGGGPIDDGFVVFMYGPASYTGEDTAELHCHGSPLVVGRLLDVLCRAGVRLAEPGEFTRRAFLNGKLDLAQAEAVADLIGAATDRALDAARRRLSGALSRRVAAIKTPLLELTARVEAELDFPEEEDVESVCEAGVRRAVEEAEAGLRALLATYRGGRVLRSGLETAIIGRPNVGKSSLLNLLLSEERAIVTPLPGTTRDVIEEVVNIRGVPVRLADTAGLREAAGRAEEIGVERARKRAAAADLVLFVVDASAADHDEDTALLDALGAARVVVVANKRDLVDEGAEEALRERFAGRRVVFVSALEGTGLGGLESAVFEEAMGAGGQIGAGLSDGVEGAQIATLRHKKAVERAIEGLERAGAAPDRACLASELRSALNALGEITGETTTEEILDEIFGRFCLGK, from the coding sequence ATGGTCCGTAACGACACGATAGCCGCCGCCGCCACCCCCTGGGGCGAGGGCGGCGTGGCCGTTGTCAGGCTCAGCGGGCCGGAGGCCGTGGCTGCGGCCCGCCGGGTCTTTTCCGGCGGGCTGCCCGGCCGCGCCCGGCCGCGCCGTCTCTACTACGGCTCCTTCATCGACCCCGAGGGCGGCGGCCCCATAGACGACGGCTTCGTCGTCTTCATGTACGGTCCCGCCTCCTACACGGGCGAGGACACGGCCGAGCTGCACTGCCACGGAAGCCCCCTGGTGGTGGGCCGCCTGCTCGATGTCCTCTGCCGCGCCGGCGTCCGCCTCGCCGAGCCCGGCGAGTTCACCAGGCGTGCCTTCCTTAACGGAAAGCTCGATCTCGCCCAGGCCGAGGCCGTGGCCGACCTCATAGGGGCCGCCACGGACCGGGCCCTCGATGCGGCGCGCCGCAGGCTATCGGGGGCGCTCTCGCGCAGGGTGGCGGCGATCAAGACCCCGCTTCTCGAACTCACGGCCCGCGTCGAGGCGGAGCTCGACTTTCCCGAAGAGGAGGACGTGGAGAGTGTCTGCGAGGCGGGGGTCCGCCGCGCCGTGGAGGAGGCCGAAGCGGGGCTGCGGGCCCTCCTCGCCACCTACCGCGGGGGACGGGTGCTTCGAAGCGGCCTTGAGACGGCCATTATCGGACGGCCCAACGTGGGGAAGTCGAGCCTTCTTAACCTGCTCCTCAGCGAGGAGCGGGCCATCGTCACGCCCCTTCCGGGCACGACGCGCGACGTGATAGAAGAGGTGGTCAACATAAGGGGCGTGCCCGTGAGGCTCGCGGACACGGCCGGGCTGCGCGAGGCGGCCGGCCGGGCCGAGGAGATCGGCGTGGAGCGTGCGAGGAAGCGGGCCGCGGCGGCCGACCTCGTGCTCTTCGTCGTGGACGCCTCGGCCGCCGACCACGACGAGGACACGGCGCTCCTCGACGCCCTCGGCGCCGCAAGGGTCGTGGTGGTGGCCAACAAGCGCGACCTCGTGGACGAAGGGGCCGAAGAGGCCCTGCGCGAGCGGTTCGCCGGACGCAGGGTCGTCTTCGTCTCGGCCCTCGAGGGCACGGGGCTCGGCGGGCTCGAATCCGCCGTCTTCGAAGAGGCGATGGGGGCGGGCGGCCAGATCGGGGCCGGCCTTTCGGACGGCGTCGAGGGCGCGCAGATAGCCACGCTGCGTCACAAGAAGGCCGTGGAAAGGGCGATTGAGGGGCTGGAGCGGGCCGGGGCGGCGCCCGACAGGGCGTGCCTCGCCTCGGAGCTTCGCTCGGCGCTCAACGCACTGGGAGAGATAACGGGCGAGACGACGACCGAGGAGATACTTGACGAGATATTCGGCCGTTTCTGCCTCGGCAAGTAA